One region of Pyramidobacter sp. YE332 genomic DNA includes:
- a CDS encoding DUF4491 family protein codes for MELNLAGPALGAASLFIMGAYYPVVIWGEYWFSERVWPLFLLAGAALIGASLFLSGTGCYLAAFTGAVNLWAIAEIKEQARRVRDGKYPRNPRRRYD; via the coding sequence ATGGAACTGAACTTGGCCGGCCCGGCGCTGGGCGCCGCCTCGCTGTTCATCATGGGAGCCTATTATCCCGTGGTGATCTGGGGCGAATACTGGTTTTCCGAGCGCGTCTGGCCGCTGTTTCTACTCGCCGGCGCGGCGCTGATCGGAGCTTCGCTGTTTCTCAGCGGCACGGGCTGTTATCTGGCCGCTTTTACGGGGGCCGTCAACCTCTGGGCCATCGCCGAGATCAAGGAACAGGCGCGACGCGTCCGCGACGGCAAATATCCGCGCAATCCCCGCCGTCGCTATGACTGA